The Megalobrama amblycephala isolate DHTTF-2021 linkage group LG20, ASM1881202v1, whole genome shotgun sequence genome includes a window with the following:
- the arl4d gene encoding ADP-ribosylation factor-like protein 4D, translated as MGNQLTEIAPNTPFLPNFQSLHVVVIGLDSAGKTSLLYRLKLKEFVETIPTKGFNTEKIKVPVGNGRAITFQVWDVGGQEKLRPLWKSYTRRTDGMVFVVDSTEAERMEEAKVELHKITRTSENQGVPVLVLANKQDLPVALPVCDVEKVLAVHELSASTLHHVQGCSAVDGQGLQLGLEKLYDMILKRKKMVKHGKKKR; from the coding sequence ATGGGAAACCAATTGACAGAGATTGCCCCCAACACACCGTTCTTGCCTAACTTCCAGTCCCTCCACGTTGTGGTCATTGGTTTGGACTCTGCGGGCAAAACCTCGCTTCTCTACAGACTGAAGCTGAAGGAGTTTGTTGAAACTATCCCAACCAAGGGATTTAACACTGAGAAGATTAAAGTTCCGGTCGGAAATGGCCGTGCCATTACCTTTCAGGTGTGGGACGTGGGTGGTCAGGAGAAGCTCCGACCTTTGTGGAAGTCCTACACGCGGCGCACAGACGGCATGGTCTTTGTGGTGGACTCCACGGAGGCGGAGCGCATGGAGGAGGCTAAGGTGGAGTTGCACAAGATTACTCGTACGTCAGAAAACCAAGGAGTACCAGTGCTGGTGTTAGCTAACAAACAGGACCTTCCAGTCGCACTGCCTGTTTGTGACGTGGAGAAGGTGTTGGCTGTACACGAACTGAGTGCCTCCACCCTACACCACGTGCAAGGGTGCAGTGCGGTCGACGGGCAAGGGTTGCAGCTCGGTTTGGAAAAACTGTATGACATGATCCTCAAACGAAAGAAAATGGTTAAGCACGGCAAGAAAAAAAGATGA